In Rhodamnia argentea isolate NSW1041297 chromosome 11, ASM2092103v1, whole genome shotgun sequence, one genomic interval encodes:
- the LOC115746972 gene encoding RNA-binding protein Musashi homolog 2 isoform X2, whose translation MDRKLVVLGIPWEVDSDGLREYMSRFGELEDCIVMKERSTGRSRGFGYVTFALAEDAKSALSSEHILGNRTLEVKVATPKEEMRAPPKKVTRIFVARIPPSVTESTFRSHFEKYGEISDLYMPKDYASKTHRGIGFITYASADSVDNLMAESHELGGSTVVVDRATPKEEDFRPIGRMAQGPVGRMAQGGYGAYNAYISAATRYAAAGAPTLYDHPGSSYERGEYARGMGKKIFVGRLPQEASAEDLRRYFGRFGAILDVYVPKDPRRSGHRGFGFVTFAEDGVADRVSRRPHEICGHQVAIDSATPVDDPAAGGSLMMSGAEPFGGYGGPIRSYGRMYGSLDFDDWGYAYGGVRPSRADSRYRPY comes from the exons GAGCGCTCAACTGGTCGATCTCGCGGTTTTGGATATGTGACTTTTGCATTGGCAGAAGATGCTAAG AGTGCATTATCCAGCGAGCACATTCTTGGCAATAGAACACTGGAAGTGAAAGTGGCTACACCAAAG GAGGAGATGAGAGCCCCTCCAAAGAAAGTTACCAGAATATTTGTTGCTAGGATCCCACCATCTGTCACTGAGTCAACCTTCCGGAG TCACTTTGAGAAATATGGTGAGATATCGGACTTATATATGCCGAAG GACTATGCTTCCAAAACACACCGTGGAATTGGTTTTATTACTTATGCAAGTGCAG ACTCAGTGGACAATTTAATGGCTGAATCTCATGAGCTTGGAGGGTCCACAGTGGTTGTTGATCGTGCAACGCCGAAG GAAGAGGACTTTCGACCAATAGGCAGAATGGCACAGGGGCCAGTAGGCAGAATGGCACAGGGTGGATATGGTGCATATAATGCTTATATATCAGCTGCTACTAGATATGCGGCTGCTGGTGCTCCAACCTTATATGATCATCCAGGCTCAAGTTATGAAA GAGGTGAATATGCTCGCggaatggggaaaaaaatatttgttggcAGGCTTCCTCAGGAGGCAAGCGCAGAAGATCTTCGGCGGTATTTTGGTAGATTTGGGGCAATACTGGATGTCTACGTTCCCAAG GACCCTAGGAGATCAGGACATAGAGGTTTTGGCTTTGTAACTTTTGCGGAAGATGGAGTAGCTGATCGGGTCTCTCGCAGACCGCATGAGATTTGTGGACACCAG GTAGCAATAGATTCAGCAACCCCTGTTGATGATCCTGCTGCTGGAGGAAGTTTAATGATGAGTGGTGCCGAACCCTTTGGAGGCTATGGTGGTCCAATACGTTCCTACGGCAGGATGTATGGAAGCCTGGATTTTGATGAT TGGGGTTATGCATATGGCGGCGTGAGACCATCAAGAGCTGATAGCAGGTATAGGCCATACTAG
- the LOC115746972 gene encoding RNA-binding protein Musashi homolog 2 isoform X1, which translates to MDRKLVVLGIPWEVDSDGLREYMSRFGELEDCIVMKERSTGRSRGFGYVTFALAEDAKSALSSEHILGNRTLEVKVATPKEEMRAPPKKVTRIFVARIPPSVTESTFRSHFEKYGEISDLYMPKDYASKTHRGIGFITYASADSVDNLMAESHELGGSTVVVDRATPKEEDFRPIGRMAQGPVGRMAQGGYGAYNAYISAATRYAAAGAPTLYDHPGSSYERGEYARGMGKKIFVGRLPQEASAEDLRRYFGRFGAILDVYVPKDPRRSGHRGFGFVTFAEDGVADRVSRRPHEICGHQVAIDSATPVDDPAAGGSLMMSGAEPFGGYGGPIRSYGRMYGSLDFDDMQWGYAYGGVRPSRADSRYRPY; encoded by the exons GAGCGCTCAACTGGTCGATCTCGCGGTTTTGGATATGTGACTTTTGCATTGGCAGAAGATGCTAAG AGTGCATTATCCAGCGAGCACATTCTTGGCAATAGAACACTGGAAGTGAAAGTGGCTACACCAAAG GAGGAGATGAGAGCCCCTCCAAAGAAAGTTACCAGAATATTTGTTGCTAGGATCCCACCATCTGTCACTGAGTCAACCTTCCGGAG TCACTTTGAGAAATATGGTGAGATATCGGACTTATATATGCCGAAG GACTATGCTTCCAAAACACACCGTGGAATTGGTTTTATTACTTATGCAAGTGCAG ACTCAGTGGACAATTTAATGGCTGAATCTCATGAGCTTGGAGGGTCCACAGTGGTTGTTGATCGTGCAACGCCGAAG GAAGAGGACTTTCGACCAATAGGCAGAATGGCACAGGGGCCAGTAGGCAGAATGGCACAGGGTGGATATGGTGCATATAATGCTTATATATCAGCTGCTACTAGATATGCGGCTGCTGGTGCTCCAACCTTATATGATCATCCAGGCTCAAGTTATGAAA GAGGTGAATATGCTCGCggaatggggaaaaaaatatttgttggcAGGCTTCCTCAGGAGGCAAGCGCAGAAGATCTTCGGCGGTATTTTGGTAGATTTGGGGCAATACTGGATGTCTACGTTCCCAAG GACCCTAGGAGATCAGGACATAGAGGTTTTGGCTTTGTAACTTTTGCGGAAGATGGAGTAGCTGATCGGGTCTCTCGCAGACCGCATGAGATTTGTGGACACCAG GTAGCAATAGATTCAGCAACCCCTGTTGATGATCCTGCTGCTGGAGGAAGTTTAATGATGAGTGGTGCCGAACCCTTTGGAGGCTATGGTGGTCCAATACGTTCCTACGGCAGGATGTATGGAAGCCTGGATTTTGATGAT ATGCAGTGGGGTTATGCATATGGCGGCGTGAGACCATCAAGAGCTGATAGCAGGTATAGGCCATACTAG
- the LOC115746972 gene encoding RNA-binding protein Musashi homolog 2 isoform X3 encodes MVLGIPWEVDSDGLREYMSRFGELEDCIVMKERSTGRSRGFGYVTFALAEDAKSALSSEHILGNRTLEVKVATPKEEMRAPPKKVTRIFVARIPPSVTESTFRSHFEKYGEISDLYMPKDYASKTHRGIGFITYASADSVDNLMAESHELGGSTVVVDRATPKEEDFRPIGRMAQGPVGRMAQGGYGAYNAYISAATRYAAAGAPTLYDHPGSSYERGEYARGMGKKIFVGRLPQEASAEDLRRYFGRFGAILDVYVPKDPRRSGHRGFGFVTFAEDGVADRVSRRPHEICGHQVAIDSATPVDDPAAGGSLMMSGAEPFGGYGGPIRSYGRMYGSLDFDDMQWGYAYGGVRPSRADSRYRPY; translated from the exons GAGCGCTCAACTGGTCGATCTCGCGGTTTTGGATATGTGACTTTTGCATTGGCAGAAGATGCTAAG AGTGCATTATCCAGCGAGCACATTCTTGGCAATAGAACACTGGAAGTGAAAGTGGCTACACCAAAG GAGGAGATGAGAGCCCCTCCAAAGAAAGTTACCAGAATATTTGTTGCTAGGATCCCACCATCTGTCACTGAGTCAACCTTCCGGAG TCACTTTGAGAAATATGGTGAGATATCGGACTTATATATGCCGAAG GACTATGCTTCCAAAACACACCGTGGAATTGGTTTTATTACTTATGCAAGTGCAG ACTCAGTGGACAATTTAATGGCTGAATCTCATGAGCTTGGAGGGTCCACAGTGGTTGTTGATCGTGCAACGCCGAAG GAAGAGGACTTTCGACCAATAGGCAGAATGGCACAGGGGCCAGTAGGCAGAATGGCACAGGGTGGATATGGTGCATATAATGCTTATATATCAGCTGCTACTAGATATGCGGCTGCTGGTGCTCCAACCTTATATGATCATCCAGGCTCAAGTTATGAAA GAGGTGAATATGCTCGCggaatggggaaaaaaatatttgttggcAGGCTTCCTCAGGAGGCAAGCGCAGAAGATCTTCGGCGGTATTTTGGTAGATTTGGGGCAATACTGGATGTCTACGTTCCCAAG GACCCTAGGAGATCAGGACATAGAGGTTTTGGCTTTGTAACTTTTGCGGAAGATGGAGTAGCTGATCGGGTCTCTCGCAGACCGCATGAGATTTGTGGACACCAG GTAGCAATAGATTCAGCAACCCCTGTTGATGATCCTGCTGCTGGAGGAAGTTTAATGATGAGTGGTGCCGAACCCTTTGGAGGCTATGGTGGTCCAATACGTTCCTACGGCAGGATGTATGGAAGCCTGGATTTTGATGAT ATGCAGTGGGGTTATGCATATGGCGGCGTGAGACCATCAAGAGCTGATAGCAGGTATAGGCCATACTAG